The following proteins come from a genomic window of Nitrospira sp.:
- a CDS encoding GTP-binding protein EngA produces MIDTPSHSALNTQSSALPPLVAIIGRPNVGKSTLFNKILGAKIAIVDDVPGVTRDRNYADATYRNRKFRLVDTGGLDLSSSDSMLTLIRRQSELAIAEADILIVLLDGRSGLTPPDHEVVRLLRGVTKPLLYAINKIDTPKSEPLLADFYRLGTDQLYPVSAEHGLGVAELLDAIYPFLPSAEESDELQQLPRVAVVGRPNVGKSTLVNALLGEERVVVSDVPGTTRDPIDSLVIHQDQRYIFTDTAGIRRRGKVDRGVEGYSVLRSLRAIGRSDIAILIVDGVEGVTEQDTKIAGAILKQGRACILLINKWDLRVGDAKARQEYERELRRRFPFLTWAPILYGSALKPESIRRLFPLLKDVHSMFTKRVPTGMLNTWLQKILVTHPLPARKHKPSVVTKSAFITQVTTKPPVFALFVGHPEDLTPSYLRYLENQLRETYQFTGTPLRLMVRKK; encoded by the coding sequence ATGATTGATACGCCTTCACACTCAGCACTCAATACTCAGTCCTCAGCACTTCCCCCCCTCGTCGCCATTATCGGCAGGCCGAATGTGGGGAAGTCGACGCTGTTCAACAAGATTTTAGGCGCGAAGATCGCCATTGTGGACGACGTCCCCGGCGTGACCCGTGACCGCAACTATGCGGACGCCACCTACCGCAATCGAAAGTTTCGGCTGGTCGACACGGGGGGACTGGATCTGTCCTCCTCCGACAGCATGTTGACCTTAATTCGACGACAGTCGGAACTTGCGATTGCCGAAGCGGATATTCTCATCGTGCTCTTGGACGGTCGCTCGGGATTGACCCCGCCGGATCACGAAGTCGTGCGGCTGTTGCGCGGGGTGACAAAGCCTCTGCTCTATGCGATCAACAAGATCGACACGCCGAAGTCTGAACCCTTACTCGCCGACTTCTACCGATTGGGCACCGATCAGCTCTACCCCGTGTCCGCCGAACATGGTCTGGGCGTTGCTGAGCTATTGGACGCCATATATCCGTTCCTTCCCTCGGCTGAGGAATCCGACGAGCTGCAACAACTTCCTCGCGTGGCCGTGGTAGGACGCCCGAATGTCGGCAAATCCACTCTCGTGAATGCGCTGCTTGGGGAGGAGCGTGTCGTCGTCAGCGATGTTCCGGGGACGACACGTGACCCGATCGACTCGCTGGTCATTCACCAGGATCAACGCTACATTTTTACCGATACGGCCGGCATCAGACGGCGCGGCAAGGTCGACCGCGGGGTGGAAGGCTACAGCGTCCTCCGATCGCTTCGTGCCATCGGTCGGTCCGACATCGCCATCCTGATTGTGGATGGGGTGGAAGGGGTCACGGAACAAGACACCAAGATTGCCGGCGCCATTCTGAAGCAAGGGCGTGCCTGCATCCTCTTGATCAACAAGTGGGACTTGCGGGTGGGAGATGCGAAGGCGCGACAAGAGTATGAACGCGAACTCCGTCGCCGGTTTCCCTTTCTGACCTGGGCTCCGATCCTGTATGGATCAGCCCTCAAGCCGGAATCCATCCGTCGTCTCTTCCCCCTCCTCAAGGACGTGCACAGTATGTTCACCAAACGCGTCCCAACCGGGATGTTGAATACCTGGCTGCAGAAGATCCTCGTCACCCATCCGTTACCGGCCCGCAAGCACAAGCCGTCGGTTGTGACAAAGTCCGCCTTTATCACACAAGTTACCACCAAACCGCCGGTCTTCGCATTGTTTGTCGGCCATCCGGAAGACCTCACACCCTCGTACCTGCGGTACTTGGAGAATCAACTGCGCGAGACATACCAATTCACCGGCACCCCACTCCGCCTCATGGTCAGGAAGAAGTAA
- a CDS encoding Haloacid dehalogenase-like hydrolase: MTQHSALGTQPFFNWSDIDDVLLDMDGTLLDRHFDNFFFEEELPRRYAMLHALTFEEARDRLMAMYRSVEGELAWTDLDYWTKRVGIDVVAMHKELDHMIGYLPGAVEFLRHLRRLGKRVTIVTNAHSTGVSVKVAKTGLDHYVNRIVDAFEVGFLKMRPEYWPNCQRLLSFDPSRSLFIDDDEGCLMAAKEFGVAHLVHSAKSSSQLPPSPLPHFISISGFKPLLNGRSTA; this comes from the coding sequence ATGACTCAGCACTCAGCACTCGGCACCCAGCCCTTCTTCAACTGGTCTGACATCGACGATGTGCTGCTCGACATGGACGGTACGTTGCTCGACCGCCATTTCGACAACTTCTTTTTCGAGGAAGAGCTGCCGCGTCGGTATGCGATGCTCCACGCTCTCACGTTTGAAGAGGCTCGCGATCGTCTCATGGCGATGTACCGATCGGTCGAAGGCGAACTAGCTTGGACGGACCTGGACTACTGGACGAAGCGGGTCGGCATTGACGTGGTGGCGATGCACAAAGAATTGGATCACATGATCGGGTATCTTCCGGGGGCCGTGGAATTCTTGCGCCATCTTCGGCGGCTGGGAAAGCGTGTGACCATCGTGACGAACGCCCATTCAACGGGTGTCTCGGTCAAAGTCGCCAAGACCGGTCTGGATCACTACGTCAACCGAATCGTGGACGCCTTTGAAGTCGGCTTTCTCAAGATGCGACCGGAGTATTGGCCGAATTGTCAACGCTTGTTGAGTTTCGATCCGTCGCGATCCCTATTCATAGACGACGATGAAGGATGTCTGATGGCCGCGAAGGAATTCGGGGTGGCCCACTTGGTTCACAGCGCCAAGTCGAGTTCGCAATTACCGCCGTCTCCGCTCCCACATTTTATTTCAATCAGCGGATTCAAGCCGCTTCTCAACGGCCGGTCAACTGCCTAA